One Podospora pseudopauciseta strain CBS 411.78 chromosome 5 map unlocalized CBS411.78m_5, whole genome shotgun sequence DNA window includes the following coding sequences:
- a CDS encoding uncharacterized protein (COG:Q; EggNog:ENOG503P8FI), whose product MPSKTAILVVDIQNSLATNPCTKIPHAARVCEAGTSILQVARQIRDTRVREHSLPPGFITVFVQHQESPEEGLLVFGTDPWGLVFKPRQGLENGEDFVVAKSVRTSFSNPVLEQILREHGVEELVIFGIQSECCVEATCHGAIDAGFAITLLSGAHSTYPEPEARPEEIEAQVEARVRARGATVVRWEDAVEVWEKKGQVLGPYQ is encoded by the exons ATGCCTTCCAAAACAGCCATTCTAGTCGTTGACATCCAAAACTCCCTGGCGACAAATCCATGCACCAAAATACCTCATGCGGCCCGGGTTTGTGAGGCGGGAACCAGCATTCTTCAAGTAGCTCGGCAGATTCGAGACACCCGAGTACGGGAACATAGTCTTCCTCCGGGCTTCATCACCGTATTTGTGCAGCACCAAGAGTCGCCAGAAGAGGGGCTGTTGGTCTTTGGAACAGACCCTTGGGGTTTGGTCTTCAAGCCACGACAAGGTTTGGAGAATGGAGAGGACTTTGTTGTCGCAAAATCAGTCC GCACTTCTTTTTCCAACCCGGTGCTTGAGCAGATACTCAGAGAGCACGGCGTGGAAGAGTTGGTCATCTTCGGCATCCAGAGCGAATGCTGCGTCGAGGCCACCTGCCATGGCGCCATCGATGCTGGCTTTGCCATCACACTGCTTTCAGGGGCACACTCGACGTATCCCGAACCCGAGGCCAGACCAGAAGAGATTGAGGCACAGGTAGAGGCCCGTGTGCGGGCAAGGGGAGCGACAGTGGTCAGGTGGGAGGATGCAGTCGAGGTatgggagaagaagggccaGGTCCTCGGACCATATCAGTAA
- a CDS encoding uncharacterized protein (COG:O; MEROPS:MER0003908; EggNog:ENOG503NUYK), translating to MKLSTAISLLAGAAPLVSAAAAPKLERKMNYDGYKAYSIATHHNPAAIKAKLTKFAAIPFNLDNDEHLDIAIPAEEVAAFEALGLETQLMHEDLGADIAEEGTFAPYTSVGAQAVPSLTWFNSYHAYADHITFFNDLQASFPNASEIFTIGKSFQGRDIFGIHIWGSGGKGSKPAIYFHGTVHAREWISAKVVEYITYHLLTQYATDAAVRAIRDKFDFYILPVVNPDGFVYTQTNDRLWRKNRQTRSGQSCVGTDQNRNWNYQWSVTGGASTSPCSETYKGLAAGDTPEIRALTAFTTTLKNSRGIRLYIDWHSYGQYILLPYGYDCSARASNHAAQSSLASGMATRIRQSYGTTFTTGPSCSTLYKTTGSAPDYMTAVGGATYAWTIELRPAGSSGGGFVLPATQILPSSIEQWEGIKYVLAQV from the exons ATGAAGCTGTCAACCGCCATCAGCCTTTTGGCTGGTGCCGCCCCTCTGGTctcggccgccgccgctcccAAGCTCGAGCGCAAAATGAACTATGATGGGTACAAGGCCTACAGCATTGCCACCCATCATAACCCGGCCGCCATCAAGGCAAAGCTCACCAAGTTTGCCGCCatccccttcaacctcgacaacGATGAGCACCTCGACATTGCCATCCCTGCCGAGGAGGTCGCTGCCTTTGAGGCCCTCGGTCTCGAGACCCAGCTCATGCACGAGGATCTCGGTGCTGATATCGCCGAGGAGGGTACCTTTGCCCCCTACACCA GCGTCGGTGCCCAGGCTGTCCCCAGCTTGACCTGGTTCAACTCGTACCACGCGTACGCCGACCACATCACCTTTTTCAACGACCTGCAGGCGTCGTTCCCCAACGCTTCCGAGATCTTCACCATCGGCAAATCGTTCCAGGGCCGTGACATCTTTGGCATCCACATCTGGGGCTCCGGCGGCAAGGGCTCCAAGCCCGCCATCTACTTCCACGGCACCGTCCACGCCCGTGAGTGGATCAGCGCCAAGGTCGTCGAGTACATCACctaccacctcctcacccagtACGCCACCGACGCCGCCGTCCGTGCCATCCGTGACAAGTTTGACTTTTACATCCTCCCCGTTGTCAACCCCGACG GATTCGTCTACACCCAAACCAACGACCGCCTCTGGCGCAAGAACCGCCAAACCCGCTCCGGCCAGTCCTGCGTCGGCACCGACCAGAACCGCAACTGGAACTACCAGTGGTCCGTCACCGGCGGCGCCTCCACCTCGCCCTGCTCCGAGACCTACAAGGGCCTCGCCGCCGGCGACACCCCCGAGATCAGGGCCCTGAccgccttcaccaccaccctcaagaACAGCCGCGGCATCCGCCTCTACATCGACTGGCACTCATACGGCCAGTACATCCTCCTGCCTTATGGGTACGACTGCTCCGCCCGCGCGTCCAACCACGCCGCCCAGAGCAGTCTCGCCTCTGGCATGGCTACTCGGATCAGACAGAGCTACGGCACTACCTTCACCACCGGCCCCAGCTGCTCGACGCTGTACAAGACTACTGGCAGCGCGCCGGATTACATGActgctgttggtggtgctACTTATGCTTGGACTATCGAGTTGAGGCCTGCGGGCAgcagcggtggtggcttTGTTTTGCCTGCTACGCAGATTTTGCCTAGCAGTATTGAGCAGTGGGAAGGTATCAAGTATGTGCTTGCTCAGGTTTGA
- a CDS encoding uncharacterized protein (COG:E; EggNog:ENOG503NVF0) produces MSPRVPPKGVYVPSPTFFLPRSSSSSPESTHGQLPVDIPSQTSHSIFLARSGITGLVLLGSTGEAIHLSRTERASLVSGVRKGLDEAGYPNYPIMAGVLTNGIDETLQWLDDYASAGAGWGLVLVPGYFGAAATTQEGIVEYFREVAKRSRIPVLVYNYPGVTNGVVVQPETYTKLAGLENVVGVKMSHGNVSIHLQVGLDPGIDHEEFRVYSGFGQQLGPVVLFGGAGVIDGLAGFYPRTVVRLMGLVEGGELTGERRKEVQRLQYVVSKAEEFIVRYGIFGIKEAVFRVTGLGTLEKGRPPLLGGLAEGEWERGRKLFLEDIESVEEELKGT; encoded by the exons ATGTCCCCCCGCGTCCCCCCCAAAGGTGTCTACGTCCCCTCCCCgaccttcttcctcccccg ctcctcctcctcctcccccgaaaGCACCCACGGCCAACTACCCGTCGacatcccctcccaaacatcccactccatcttcctcgcccgGTCCGGCATCACAGGTCTGGTGCTGCTAGGCTCGACAGGCGAGGCGATCCACCTCTCCCGCACCGAGCGCGCCTCCCTCGTCTCCGGCGTCCGCAAAGGTCTCGACGAAGCCGGGTATCCCAACTACCCCATCATGGCCGGCGTCTTGACCAACGGCATCGACGAGACCCTTCAATGGCTCGACGACTACGCCTCCGCCGGTGCaggttggggtttggtgCTCGTGCCGGGGTATTTCGGCGCTGCTGCTACCACGCAGGAGGGGATAGTGGAGTATTTCAGGGAGGTTGCGAAGCGGTCGAGGATACCGGTGCTGGTGTACAACTACCCTGGGGTGACGaacggggtggtggtgcagccCGAGACGTACACCAAACTCGCGGGGTTGGAGAATGTGGTTGGGGTTAAGATGAGTCATGGGAACGTGTCGATTCATTTGCAGGTCGGGCTTGACCCGGGGATTGATCATGAGGAGTTTAGGGTGTATAGCGGGTTTGGGCAGCAGTTggggccggtggtgttgtttgggggGGCCGGGGTGATTGATGGGTTGGCGGGGTTTTATCCGAGgacggtggtgaggttgatggggttggtggaggggggggagctgacgggggagaggaggaaggaggttCAGAGGTTGCAGTATGTGGTTAGTAAGGCGGAGGAGTTTATTGTGAGGTATGGAATTTTTGGGATTAAAGAGGCGGTGTTTAGGGTTACAGGGTTGGGGACgctggagaaggggagacCGCCGCTGCTGGGGGGGCTGGcagagggggagtgggagagggggaggaagttGTTTTTGGAGGATATTGAGAgcgttgaggaggagttgaagggGACGTGA